The sequence below is a genomic window from Dyadobacter chenwenxiniae.
GTAACGCGTCCCATTGTAAAGCTCGATCACCAGGTAACGATTGTCATTGATGGAATACATACGGCCAGAGTCCGCAAGAATGATCTCGGTGTTGCCCACTTCATAGGAACGGTTGCTATGCTTATAGATCACCATTCCTTTCAGTTTGCCATTGTCCTCTTTTTTATCCACCTTAATGCTAAACCCAGGGAGATCATTATAAAAAATTCCTTCTTTAATCTTTAATGTGGCTTTTGTAGTCTTAATGTCATATAAAAGGCTGTAACCCTTTAAGTTAGCCCAGGGAGAAACCCGATCATTAAAATAGAAGGAAAACACACTTACGGAGACCGCAACTATAAAAAGCGGCGCCATAGCACGCACAACCGAAATCCCTGCACTTTTAATTGCTGTGAGCTCGAAAAACTCACCCAGATTACCAAATGCCATCAGAGAAGACAGCAGCATGGCTAGCGGAAGTGCCGTAGGAACAGTTATCAGGCTAAAAAAGAAGAATAATTGCGCATAATCCGTTATTCCGAGATCTTTCGATACAAAATCATCTATATAAAAAATCATGATCCGCATCAGGAAAACGAAGACCACGACGGACATGGTTATCACAAAAGGTCCCCAGAAGGACATTAAAATAAGCTTATCAAGCTTTTTCATCAACTGCCTACGATATCTTTCAAATTATCAATAAAACCATCCCAAAGCGAAGCCAGCTCGCGCTCATCGCGGTTTGCGGAGTAATCCGTCACGCGCAGGAATGTTGTTTGGGTTAACTCGCTCACTTCAAGTTTTAGTTCCACATGATTGTTATCAAGGTTGTCATCGCTGGTATTTTCAAAATCAAATCTTACGGCTTTATTAATTCGCAAACCTGTTTGTCTGGCAATGTGGCTATCGCCGTCCCACTGGAAGTCAAACCGGTGATCGGGCAGCACAGTGACTTTTTCAGCAAACCATTGTTCCAGTCCGGAGGGCGTCGATATATATGGAAAGAGTACTTTTGGCGAGGAGCGCAATTCAAATTCAGTAATAAATTTATATTTTTCCATATGAACTAAAATTAAAAAGGGTTAACCACAACAGTACCGCCTTATATGCTGATTTTAAAAGTTGTAATATAGCATAATTCAAC
It includes:
- a CDS encoding START-like domain-containing protein, yielding MEKYKFITEFELRSSPKVLFPYISTPSGLEQWFAEKVTVLPDHRFDFQWDGDSHIARQTGLRINKAVRFDFENTSDDNLDNNHVELKLEVSELTQTTFLRVTDYSANRDERELASLWDGFIDNLKDIVGS